A single genomic interval of Kineosporia corallincola harbors:
- a CDS encoding enoyl-CoA hydratase/isomerase family protein, giving the protein MATSGTFVRIGVQDRVGRITLTRPQAINALDHDMTRAVDTALRAWRDDGRVECVIMDGEGPRGFCAGGDVKAMGASAASDGGTAVRAFWSDEYRLNALLDEYPKPVVTLLHGITFGGGVGLGCHAAHRVVTGDTRIAMPETVIGLVPDVGGAWLLSHAPGELGTYLALSGLPVGPADALLCGLADVHTPVETFAELAAATSWKAVENLLATRATAPPPGRLERDRAWIDRCFTGDDVAGIVARLEADPEPAAREAAGVLLSRSPTSLCITLTALRNCARMPGLRAGLVQDYRTVSHSLGRPDLLEGIRAQLVDKDRAPRWRPSRLEDVDPAVVARHFTPAPGGDLTFA; this is encoded by the coding sequence GTGGCCACTTCGGGAACCTTCGTCCGGATCGGCGTGCAGGACCGGGTGGGGCGGATCACCCTCACCCGCCCTCAGGCGATCAACGCTCTCGACCACGACATGACCCGCGCCGTCGACACCGCGCTGCGCGCCTGGCGCGACGACGGGCGCGTCGAGTGCGTGATCATGGACGGCGAGGGGCCGCGCGGGTTCTGCGCCGGCGGTGACGTCAAGGCGATGGGCGCCTCCGCGGCGTCCGACGGGGGCACCGCGGTGCGGGCGTTCTGGTCGGACGAGTACCGGCTGAACGCGCTGCTCGACGAGTACCCCAAGCCGGTGGTCACGCTGCTGCACGGCATCACCTTCGGCGGCGGCGTCGGCCTGGGCTGTCACGCGGCGCACCGGGTGGTCACCGGCGACACCCGCATCGCCATGCCGGAGACGGTGATCGGGCTGGTCCCCGACGTCGGCGGCGCCTGGCTCCTCTCCCACGCCCCCGGTGAGCTCGGCACCTACCTGGCCCTGAGCGGCCTGCCGGTGGGGCCGGCGGACGCGCTGCTGTGCGGGCTCGCCGACGTCCACACGCCCGTGGAGACCTTCGCCGAGCTGGCCGCCGCCACCTCGTGGAAGGCGGTGGAGAACCTCCTGGCCACCCGGGCCACCGCCCCGCCGCCGGGCCGGCTGGAACGCGACCGCGCCTGGATCGACCGGTGTTTCACCGGGGACGACGTGGCCGGCATCGTCGCGCGGCTGGAGGCCGACCCGGAACCGGCCGCCCGGGAGGCCGCCGGTGTGCTGCTCAGCCGCTCCCCCACGTCGCTGTGCATCACCCTGACCGCCCTGCGCAACTGCGCGCGGATGCCCGGCCTGCGCGCCGGCCTGGTGCAGGACTACCGCACGGTCTCGCACAGCCTGGGCCGCCCCGACCTGCTGGAGGGCATCCGGGCGCAGCTGGTGGACAAGGACCGCGCCCCACGCTGGCGGCCGTCCCGGCTGGAGGACGTCGACCCGGCCGTCGTCGCCCGGCACTTCACCCCCGCCCCCGGCGGTGACCTGACCTTCGCCTGA
- a CDS encoding aldo/keto reductase has translation MTTSTGGPTSRIGFGLAAVGRPAYITSGRAGDLGPGRDVERLRALAHELLDTAHAAGVRYVDVARSYGLAEDFAASWLAARPGLTDVVVGSKWGYRYVGEWRTDATTHEVKDHSLAAFSAQYRLSRELLGDRLAIYHIHSLTPDSPALTDRALHRALAVLRESGCRVGFSTSGPGQGEVIRRALELEAGGLPLFTSVETTWNLLEPSAGPALAEAARAGVTVIVKEAVANGRLSPAEADPHPVAVAAREVAAGLGAGLDQVAIAAALAQPWAWRVLSGAVTTAQLGANLGAAGLALGPGTVEHLTGLAQDPAEYWSQRSARAWS, from the coding sequence ATGACGACTTCCACCGGCGGTCCCACCAGCCGGATCGGGTTCGGCCTGGCCGCGGTCGGCCGCCCCGCGTACATCACCTCCGGCCGGGCCGGCGACCTCGGCCCGGGCCGTGACGTGGAGCGGCTGCGGGCGCTGGCCCACGAGCTGCTCGACACCGCCCACGCGGCCGGGGTGCGGTACGTCGACGTGGCCCGTTCCTACGGCCTGGCCGAGGATTTCGCGGCGTCCTGGCTGGCTGCCCGGCCGGGCCTGACCGACGTCGTGGTCGGCTCCAAGTGGGGGTACCGCTACGTGGGCGAGTGGCGCACGGACGCCACCACGCACGAGGTGAAGGACCACTCCCTGGCGGCCTTCTCGGCCCAGTACCGGCTCAGCCGGGAGCTTCTCGGCGACCGTCTGGCGATCTACCACATCCACTCGCTGACCCCGGACTCGCCGGCCCTGACCGACCGGGCACTGCACCGGGCGCTCGCCGTGCTGCGGGAGTCGGGCTGCCGGGTCGGTTTCTCCACCTCCGGGCCGGGCCAGGGCGAGGTGATCCGCCGGGCGCTGGAGCTGGAGGCCGGTGGGCTGCCGCTGTTCACCTCCGTGGAGACCACCTGGAACCTGCTGGAGCCGTCGGCCGGCCCGGCGCTGGCCGAGGCGGCGCGGGCGGGGGTCACGGTGATCGTGAAGGAGGCCGTGGCGAACGGCCGGCTCAGCCCGGCCGAGGCCGACCCGCACCCGGTGGCCGTGGCCGCCCGGGAGGTGGCCGCCGGGCTCGGGGCCGGCCTGGACCAGGTGGCGATCGCGGCGGCGCTGGCCCAGCCCTGGGCCTGGCGGGTGCTGTCCGGCGCGGTCACCACCGCCCAGCTCGGGGCCAACCTGGGCGCGGCGGGGCTGGCCCTCGGGCCGGGCACGGTGGAGCACCTGACCGGCCTGGCCCAGGACCCGGCGGAGTACTGGTCGCAGCGGTCCGCCCGGGCCTGGTCCTAG
- a CDS encoding cation:proton antiporter domain-containing protein, producing MDSFATAADLLSAHVMAAVAAILLAGAGLARLAQRLGQPPVIGEIAAGIVLGPSLLGLLPGDPSSQLFPPGIKPMLGAVSQFGLLLFLFLIGWEFNKNLINSRRGTAGAVSASSVLVAFGLGAVLALGLYAGHDRLDGETINRTGFVLFIGAAMAVTAFPVLARILGDSGLMHTRVGALALASAAVDDVIAWCLLAFVSATVTASGQGDLLVILLLSVAYVALMLVVVRPLLARLVARLPGPSLLPVLAAGAFLSSYATTWIGIHAIFGAFLFGFVMPREIVDLTGARVVPLSTLREALEGVAAVMLPVFFIITGLGVDITALTARNYLELLAILVVACAGKFLGACVPARLSGMPWREVGVLGVLMNTRGLTELIILNAGAQLGVLDTQMFTMMVIMALFTTALAGPLLPVLLRRPLNQAAPDGSRPEAALGV from the coding sequence ATGGACAGTTTCGCCACGGCCGCAGACCTGTTGTCCGCGCACGTCATGGCGGCCGTCGCCGCGATCCTCCTGGCCGGTGCCGGGCTCGCCCGGCTGGCCCAGCGGCTCGGGCAGCCGCCGGTGATCGGCGAGATCGCGGCGGGCATCGTGCTCGGGCCCAGTCTGCTCGGGCTGCTGCCCGGTGACCCCAGCTCGCAGCTGTTCCCGCCCGGGATCAAGCCGATGCTCGGCGCGGTGTCGCAGTTCGGGCTGCTGCTGTTCCTCTTCCTGATCGGCTGGGAGTTCAACAAGAACCTGATCAACAGTCGCAGGGGCACCGCCGGGGCGGTGTCGGCGTCGTCGGTGCTGGTCGCGTTCGGCCTCGGCGCGGTCCTGGCCCTGGGCCTCTACGCCGGCCACGACCGGCTCGACGGCGAGACGATCAACCGCACCGGGTTCGTGCTGTTCATCGGCGCCGCCATGGCCGTCACCGCGTTCCCCGTGCTGGCCCGCATCCTCGGTGACTCCGGTCTGATGCACACCCGGGTCGGCGCCCTGGCCCTGGCCAGCGCCGCCGTCGACGACGTGATCGCCTGGTGCCTGCTGGCCTTCGTCTCGGCCACCGTCACCGCCTCCGGGCAGGGCGACCTGCTGGTGATCCTGCTGCTGTCGGTGGCCTACGTCGCGCTGATGCTCGTGGTGGTGCGGCCGCTGCTGGCCCGGCTGGTGGCCCGGCTGCCCGGGCCGTCGCTGCTGCCGGTGCTCGCGGCCGGGGCCTTCCTGTCCTCCTACGCCACCACCTGGATCGGCATCCACGCCATCTTCGGCGCCTTCCTGTTCGGCTTCGTCATGCCCCGCGAGATCGTCGACCTGACCGGCGCGAGGGTGGTGCCGCTGAGCACCCTGCGCGAGGCCCTGGAGGGCGTGGCGGCGGTGATGCTGCCGGTCTTCTTCATCATCACCGGCCTGGGCGTCGACATCACCGCCCTGACCGCCCGCAACTACCTGGAGCTGCTGGCGATCCTGGTGGTGGCCTGCGCCGGCAAGTTCCTCGGTGCCTGCGTGCCGGCCCGGCTGTCGGGCATGCCCTGGCGTGAGGTCGGTGTGCTCGGCGTGCTGATGAACACCCGGGGCCTGACCGAGCTGATCATCCTCAACGCCGGTGCCCAGCTCGGCGTCCTGGACACCCAGATGTTCACGATGATGGTGATCATGGCCCTGTTCACCACCGCGCTGGCCGGGCCGCTCCTGCCGGTGCTGCTGCGCCGCCCGCTGAACCAGGCCGCCCCCGACGGGTCCCGGCCGGAGGCGGCGCTCGGGGTGTGA